One genomic window of Hydra vulgaris chromosome 03, alternate assembly HydraT2T_AEP includes the following:
- the LOC136078224 gene encoding uncharacterized protein LOC136078224 isoform X1 yields MGKQVQVEDTFMFVPISKTLKYIFRHSDCWSACTFSENIAEGGILCDYQDGSNYQAHRNRHLLPPVNFITHKLIVQLYYDDVETVNPIGSKASIHKLGTFYFILKNFPAVFNSNLANVHLVANDIKKYGINAVLRAIVDDLKCMEVGFQIKVDGEATSRHVRCILGQITGDNLGLHTCLGYVESFNSDFCCDLCTADKKTMQSIFTEVPTLQ; encoded by the coding sequence ATGGGCAAGCAAGTTCAAGTAGAAGACACTTTTATGTTTGTGCCAATCAGCAAAACccttaagtatatttttagacACTCTGATTGCTGGTCAGCCTGCACTTTTAGTGAAAATATAGCTGAAGGTGGAATCTTATGTGACTACCAAGATGGAAGTAATTACCAAGCGCATCGAAATCGCCATCTCTTGCCTCCAGTTAATTTTATCACCCACAAACTTATTGTTCAACTCTATTATGATGATGTAGAAACAGTAAATCCTATAGGATCAAAAGCGTCCATACATAAGCTTGGaacattttactttattctgaaaaattttCCAGCTGTTTTTAATTCCAATTTAGCAAATGTACATTTAGTTGCcaatgacataaaaaaatatggcaTTAATGCAGTTTTAAGAGCCATTGTTGATGATTTAAAGTGTATGGAGGTTGGATTTCAAATCAAAGTTGATGGTGAAGCTACTTCAAGACATGTGCGATGCATTCTTGGTCAAATTACAGGGGACAATCTTGGACTTCATACTTGTTTAGGCTATGTAGAGTCTTTTAATAGTGACTTTTGTTGTGATCTTTGCACAGCtgacaaaaaaacaatgcaaagcATTTTTACAGAAGTTCCAACGCTTCAATGA
- the LOC136078224 gene encoding uncharacterized protein LOC136078224 isoform X2 codes for MQLTCFKCARNFPTIKFLLCHMKGIHALEEPSELICSQKGCKRLFTSFHSFQKHVRSHVKKEVWKVPFVANQILDLSQGNFDTQDSFAPEDFDDVNDAPDAQATLHVAECFDHRGIFLPAAKFLLNLISAAIPLSNINDICNGLDEMFSVFACAVQPKVSEVFTMNCLENKNTAETFLAALEHLFQNIDTMKKLSTYLERVGALIIPT; via the coding sequence atgcaGTTAACATGCTTTAAATGTGCACGCAATTTCccaacaataaagtttttactgTGCCATATGAAAGGTATACATGCGCTTGAGGAACCAAGTGAACTTATATGTAGCCAAAAAGGATGCAAAAGATTATTTACATCTTTTCATAGTTTTCAAAAACATGTGCGTTCTcatgttaaaaaagaagtttggaAAGTGCCTTTTGTGGCTAATCAAATACTTGATTTATCACAAGGCAATTTTGATACCCAAGATAGCTTTGCGCCAGAAGATTTTGATGATGTTAATGATGCTCCTGATGCACAAGCAACTCTACATGTAGCTGAATGTTTTGACCATAGAGGAATATTTTTACCAGCTGCCAAGTTTCTTCTTAATCTAATATCTGCTGCTATACCATTAAGCAATATCAATGACATCTGTAATGGCTTGGATGAGATGTTTTCTGTTTTTGCTTGTGCTGTGCAACCTAAAGTCAGTGAAGTATTTACTATGAATTGTTTAGAGAATAAAAACACAGCAGAAACTTTTCTTGCTGCTCTTGAACACCTATTCCAGAATATTGATACTATGAAAAAGCTGAGTACATATCTAGAAAGGGTTGGTGCATTAATTATCCCTACTTAA